The Nocardia arthritidis genome has a window encoding:
- a CDS encoding RidA family protein, with protein MSERVNITSDSEFEDIVGYSRAVKLGNLVAVSGTTASLPGGTAFGGDDIAEQTRETLRRIASALESAGASLKDVVRTRIFVTDISRWPEVAKAHAEVFGEIRPAASMYEIKALITPALLVEIEADAVLGV; from the coding sequence ATGAGCGAACGCGTGAATATCACCTCGGATTCGGAGTTCGAGGACATCGTCGGCTACTCCCGCGCGGTGAAACTGGGGAATCTGGTCGCGGTGAGCGGCACCACCGCCTCACTGCCCGGCGGCACCGCGTTCGGCGGCGACGATATCGCCGAACAAACGCGGGAAACGTTGCGGCGCATCGCCTCCGCGCTGGAGAGCGCGGGCGCCAGCCTGAAAGATGTGGTGCGCACCCGCATCTTCGTCACCGACATCTCCCGCTGGCCCGAGGTCGCCAAGGCGCACGCCGAGGTGTTCGGCGAGATCCGTCCCGCCGCATCCATGTACGAGATCAAGGCGCTCATCACGCCCGCGCTGCTGGTGGAGATCGAGGCCGACGCCGTGCTCGGCGTCTGA
- a CDS encoding DNA cytosine methyltransferase: MVGLFAGIGGLELGLARHGWHTELLCEIDPGAQAVLAAHFPDVPLHADITRLRALPSETELVAAGFPCQDLSQAGRTAGITGNRSGLVDEVFRLVRRKRGPRWLLIENVPFMLQLGRGAAMRHITSALDELGYTWAYRVVDARAFGLPQRRQRVLMLASRTEDPRAVLFGEDAGPRTVGDQDHDPCGFYWTEGVRGLGWAVNAVPTLKGGSALGIASPPAVRLPSGEIVTPGIVDGERLQGFDPEWTAPATEVPGIRQGHRWKLVGNAVSVRMASWVGARLADPLEPETGGAPLAPGEPWPVAAWGRDGKAFRVPVSTWPVHEPYEDLRDFLTDSRLLSARATAGFLRRTGMGSLRFPPGFLTDVENHLDRMGGSAA, encoded by the coding sequence ATGGTCGGGCTGTTCGCCGGGATCGGCGGGCTGGAGCTCGGTCTGGCCAGGCACGGCTGGCACACCGAACTACTCTGTGAGATCGATCCTGGTGCGCAGGCGGTGCTCGCCGCGCACTTTCCCGATGTCCCGCTGCACGCCGACATCACTCGGCTGCGCGCACTCCCCTCCGAAACAGAACTGGTCGCGGCGGGCTTTCCGTGCCAGGACCTTTCGCAGGCCGGGCGCACCGCGGGCATCACCGGCAACCGATCCGGACTGGTCGACGAGGTGTTCCGGCTGGTGCGCCGCAAACGCGGGCCGCGCTGGCTGCTCATCGAAAACGTCCCGTTCATGCTGCAATTGGGCCGCGGCGCGGCCATGCGGCACATCACCTCCGCGCTCGACGAACTCGGTTACACCTGGGCCTACCGGGTGGTCGACGCGCGCGCGTTCGGTTTGCCGCAACGCCGTCAGCGGGTGCTGATGCTGGCCTCGCGCACCGAGGATCCGCGTGCGGTGCTGTTCGGCGAGGACGCGGGCCCACGCACCGTCGGCGATCAAGACCATGACCCGTGCGGGTTCTACTGGACCGAAGGCGTGCGCGGACTCGGCTGGGCGGTCAATGCCGTGCCGACCTTGAAGGGCGGTTCGGCGCTCGGGATCGCGAGTCCGCCCGCGGTGCGGCTGCCGTCCGGTGAGATCGTCACGCCGGGCATCGTCGACGGGGAACGCCTGCAGGGCTTCGATCCCGAATGGACCGCTCCCGCAACGGAAGTCCCCGGCATCCGGCAGGGCCACCGATGGAAGCTGGTCGGAAATGCGGTCAGCGTTCGAATGGCCTCCTGGGTCGGGGCCCGCCTCGCCGATCCGCTCGAACCCGAAACCGGCGGCGCACCGCTGGCGCCCGGCGAGCCGTGGCCGGTGGCGGCGTGGGGCCGGGACGGCAAGGCGTTCCGGGTTCCGGTATCCACCTGGCCGGTGCACGAACCCTACGAGGACCTGCGCGACTTCCTCACCGACTCGCGGCTGCTCTCCGCCCGCGCCACCGCGGGCTTCCTGCGCCGCACCGGCATGGGCAGCCTGCGCTTCCCGCCAGGATTCCTCACCGATGTGGAGAACCACCTGGACCGGATGGGCGGTTCGGCGGCATGA
- a CDS encoding very short patch repair endonuclease: MNAARPPTDAATSARMSRQRRANTKPELALRRELHRRGLRYFVDRAPLPGQRRRADLVFPRRRVAVYVDGCFWHRCPQHATDPKNNAQWWAAKLAGNVERDRATDAALLAAGWRVVRIWEHEDARTAADRVQAALS; encoded by the coding sequence ATGAACGCCGCGCGCCCGCCGACCGATGCGGCTACCAGCGCGCGCATGTCCCGCCAACGCCGGGCGAACACCAAACCCGAACTCGCACTGCGCCGGGAACTGCACCGGCGCGGCCTGCGCTACTTCGTCGATCGGGCGCCGCTTCCCGGCCAACGCCGCCGCGCCGACCTGGTTTTCCCGCGCCGCCGCGTCGCCGTCTACGTGGACGGCTGCTTCTGGCATCGCTGCCCGCAGCACGCGACCGACCCGAAGAACAACGCGCAGTGGTGGGCCGCCAAGCTCGCGGGCAATGTCGAGCGGGACCGCGCGACGGATGCGGCGCTGCTGGCCGCCGGTTGGCGGGTGGTCAGGATCTGGGAACACGAGGATGCGCGCACCGCCGCCGACCGGGTGCAGGCCGCCCTGTCCTAG
- a CDS encoding dienelactone hydrolase family protein: protein MSGTYDDIAPLRGGGDTASRPDTESAEHQRRQSANTRVPITVVEPEGHTRGGIVVLHESREFSTTLLDLMSALADEGWTVVAPNLFHRSEQPDNGVFGDELFDDFDACFDWLTARDILPDCVGVLGFDSAGTAAFLVATNRPIGAAVSVAAPGIVEPLTEQADALVHAAPNLQAPWLGLFGTDDPATPATQIDQLRDATARADVASLVITYPGLRHRAPESIDLGDSHTRIFDWFDSNLR, encoded by the coding sequence ATGTCGGGCACTTATGACGATATTGCCCCACTACGTGGCGGCGGCGACACGGCATCCAGACCGGATACGGAATCAGCGGAGCACCAGCGGCGGCAATCCGCCAACACCCGAGTGCCCATCACGGTTGTCGAACCGGAGGGACACACGCGCGGCGGCATCGTGGTGCTGCACGAATCCCGAGAGTTCTCCACAACATTGCTCGACCTCATGAGCGCACTCGCCGACGAAGGCTGGACAGTGGTCGCGCCCAACCTGTTCCACCGCAGCGAACAACCCGACAACGGCGTCTTCGGCGACGAACTCTTCGACGACTTCGACGCCTGCTTCGACTGGCTCACCGCCCGCGACATCCTCCCCGACTGCGTCGGCGTCCTCGGCTTCGACAGCGCCGGCACCGCGGCCTTCCTCGTCGCGACCAACCGGCCCATCGGTGCGGCCGTAAGCGTCGCCGCACCAGGCATCGTCGAACCACTCACCGAACAAGCCGACGCGCTCGTCCACGCCGCGCCCAACCTGCAGGCCCCGTGGCTGGGGCTCTTCGGCACCGACGACCCCGCCACCCCGGCGACCCAGATCGACCAACTCCGCGACGCCACCGCCCGCGCCGACGTCGCCAGCCTCGTCATCACCTACCCCGGACTCCGCCACCGCGCCCCCGAAAGCATCGACCTCGGCGACTCACACACCAGGATCTTCGACTGGTTCGACAGCAACCTACGCTGA
- a CDS encoding maleylpyruvate isomerase family mycothiol-dependent enzyme has protein sequence MTSATPAQPPLLDTVTAATDRLLATVRKLTTEDVAAPSLLPGWTRGHVLTHLARNADSLVNLLLWARTGIETPQYASLFLRDADIENGAPRPIAEQLADNEAAAARWLALAKAFTPENWQATVRTRAGREIPATEICWMRLREVEIHHVDLSVDYQPADWPTDFVTRLLPEVAATLTPKSESPTFTIQATDLPITATIGTATPTTTITGPATALLAWLLGRSTGATLTGDLPPLPTWL, from the coding sequence GTGACCAGCGCCACGCCCGCCCAGCCGCCTCTCCTCGACACCGTCACGGCCGCGACCGACCGTCTCCTCGCCACCGTGCGCAAACTCACCACCGAGGATGTGGCCGCCCCGTCGCTGCTACCCGGCTGGACCCGCGGACACGTGCTCACCCACCTCGCCCGCAACGCCGACTCACTGGTCAACCTGCTGCTCTGGGCCCGCACCGGCATCGAAACCCCGCAATACGCAAGCCTTTTCCTGCGCGACGCCGATATCGAGAACGGCGCCCCCCGCCCCATCGCCGAGCAATTGGCCGATAACGAGGCAGCCGCCGCCCGCTGGCTGGCCCTCGCCAAAGCCTTCACCCCCGAGAACTGGCAGGCCACCGTCCGCACCCGCGCGGGCCGCGAAATCCCCGCCACCGAGATCTGCTGGATGCGCCTGCGCGAGGTCGAAATCCACCACGTCGACCTGTCCGTCGACTACCAACCAGCCGACTGGCCAACAGATTTCGTCACCCGCCTACTCCCCGAAGTAGCCGCCACCCTAACCCCCAAATCCGAATCCCCCACCTTCACCATCCAAGCCACCGACCTCCCCATCACCGCCACCATAGGCACCGCCACCCCCACCACCACCATCACCGGCCCCGCCACCGCCCTCCTAGCCTGGCTCCTAGGCCGCTCCACCGGCGCAACCCTCACCGGCGACCTCCCACCCCTCCCCACCTGGCTCTAG